Proteins found in one Bremerella volcania genomic segment:
- a CDS encoding carboxypeptidase-like regulatory domain-containing protein, with the protein MFRIQSALLLILTAATLGCGSGKPNLIPGRSPTIPVQGKITLEGAPIEGATVMFFCEKLKITSYGKTDATGQYQLTTYEPGDGAPAGHYQVSVKKVEQTIIQPSDHPAIPPKSKTSQLLPPQYSDFKSSDLKAVVAEGGTNAFQFNLSP; encoded by the coding sequence ATGTTCCGCATTCAATCCGCCCTGCTCTTGATCCTGACCGCGGCGACACTCGGATGCGGTTCCGGTAAGCCGAACTTGATCCCGGGACGCAGCCCGACGATCCCCGTCCAAGGAAAGATCACCCTGGAGGGAGCACCGATCGAGGGCGCAACCGTGATGTTCTTTTGCGAGAAGTTGAAGATCACCTCGTACGGCAAGACCGACGCGACCGGCCAATATCAGCTGACGACCTACGAACCCGGCGACGGTGCCCCAGCCGGGCACTACCAGGTTTCGGTCAAGAAGGTCGAGCAAACCATCATCCAGCCGAGCGATCACCCCGCCATTCCCCCGAAGTCGAAAACCTCGCAGCTACTGCCGCCGCAATACTCCGACTTCAAGTCTTCCGACTTGAAAGCCGTGGTCGCCGAAGGA
- a CDS encoding DUF1559 domain-containing protein, whose amino-acid sequence MTTKYSTRGGFSLVELLVVLAVIGVLAALLLPAVQQARETSRRMACTNNMKQLSLALHVYHDTFNVFPYREGGSGQHQFNGGTLAPYQRQSGFVGLLPYIEQSAAANEVRMHGSSKTPWDDFHPWTVSFSSLLCPSSPQHFSNDVIADANYTFCAGDSFDTETLEPRGIFGLVKHTAMADITDGTSNTLALSEHGFPTSPRDRFNVNYGSDPATPAECALTFDSISGYSNPISAPGSRWTDGGSAFSAMNTCLPPNSPQCAYSNHDAQDGFYTASSYHPGGVMATFADGSVRFVTETIDAGNQGATSVDSGPSPYGVWGAMGSKSGGEYTPGSE is encoded by the coding sequence GTGACCACGAAATATTCCACACGAGGTGGATTCTCCCTGGTCGAATTGCTGGTCGTCCTGGCCGTGATTGGCGTCCTGGCGGCCTTACTCTTGCCGGCAGTCCAACAGGCCCGCGAGACCTCACGCCGCATGGCCTGCACGAACAACATGAAACAGCTGAGTCTCGCCCTACACGTCTATCACGATACGTTCAACGTCTTTCCCTATCGCGAAGGGGGGAGCGGTCAGCATCAGTTCAACGGGGGAACGCTTGCTCCGTATCAACGGCAGAGCGGATTTGTCGGACTGCTTCCCTACATCGAACAGTCAGCCGCCGCGAACGAAGTCCGCATGCACGGCAGCAGCAAGACCCCCTGGGATGACTTCCATCCTTGGACGGTCTCGTTCAGCTCGCTGCTGTGCCCCTCCAGTCCGCAGCACTTCTCCAACGACGTGATCGCCGACGCCAACTACACCTTCTGTGCCGGTGACTCGTTCGATACCGAAACGCTCGAGCCGCGCGGCATCTTCGGTTTGGTGAAGCATACGGCCATGGCCGACATCACCGACGGAACGAGCAACACGCTCGCGCTTTCCGAGCACGGTTTCCCAACCAGCCCTCGGGATCGGTTCAACGTCAATTATGGCAGCGACCCTGCGACTCCGGCGGAGTGTGCGTTGACCTTCGATTCGATCAGCGGTTACAGCAACCCGATCAGTGCCCCCGGCAGCCGCTGGACCGACGGGGGTTCGGCCTTCTCGGCAATGAATACCTGCCTGCCCCCGAACAGCCCGCAGTGTGCTTACTCGAATCACGACGCCCAGGATGGATTCTACACCGCATCCAGTTATCACCCCGGCGGCGTGATGGCCACGTTCGCCGATGGCTCGGTTCGATTCGTCACCGAAACGATCGACGCCGGTAACCAGGGAGCGACCTCGGTCGACAGTGGTCCGAGTCCTTATGGGGTGTGGGGAGCGATGGGAAGCAAAAGTGGCGGGGAATACACCCCAGGCAGCGAGTAG
- a CDS encoding ABC transporter permease — protein sequence MYLLENPVLQRELLVNLRTARAFLLLLAYQMLLAAIVYFAWPQVERLDLSADQEAARRLFDLFFLGQFVLASLMAPSFASGTLTGEKERKTYEMLLASPLKPGAIVLGKLLASLAHLALLIFTSLPIVMLCLPLGGVSLYELLAAYAILMVAVATFGMISVACSSFFARTASSLVVSYLLILPIALAGAFVWQMLGQNGGLRLIVLLMTVPAAAAATILLLSLYTARTLLYPHDVGSEGKDVVDLEKEAREAVGLVIQRDQFPDRLFAPPKRTQLLDDHKNPVYDKEIHSEIFAQGTLMLRLVIQISMFLAIPLMAVCLYFKPQYAPLYMAYVILFNILVGPVFSAGSITSERERETLDLLLTTEISPWMILSGKLIAGFRVSSVLTGFLLWPLLLACVMVPYYWTNWTSVLAYLSVILITCITTSMLALFCSVLFRKTSHSLMCTYLVIIALFCGTLAFDYFAQLAFTPAVETAVVDYTSASNTEPEPPPITMVAEVSRQLTLISPFSALWDVPLKVDLDGATDNPGDWYRFSIFMGLTIGMNAVMFGVMVWLFRTRWRVSY from the coding sequence ATGTATCTGCTTGAGAATCCCGTTTTACAGCGCGAACTACTGGTCAACTTGCGGACCGCGAGGGCCTTTTTGCTGCTGTTGGCTTACCAGATGCTTCTGGCGGCGATCGTTTATTTCGCGTGGCCCCAGGTCGAACGCTTGGATCTTTCGGCCGATCAGGAAGCGGCTCGGCGATTGTTCGACTTGTTCTTTCTAGGTCAATTCGTGCTCGCTTCGTTGATGGCTCCTAGCTTTGCTTCGGGGACGTTGACCGGCGAGAAAGAACGCAAGACCTACGAGATGCTGTTGGCCAGCCCGCTTAAGCCTGGGGCGATCGTGCTGGGCAAGCTGTTGGCTTCGCTGGCTCACTTGGCCCTGTTGATCTTCACGTCGCTGCCGATCGTGATGCTGTGTTTGCCGCTGGGGGGCGTTTCGCTTTATGAACTTCTCGCGGCGTACGCGATTTTGATGGTCGCGGTGGCGACGTTCGGGATGATCAGCGTGGCGTGCAGCAGCTTCTTCGCGCGGACCGCATCGTCGCTGGTCGTTTCTTACTTGCTGATTCTGCCGATCGCGCTGGCCGGAGCGTTCGTCTGGCAGATGCTGGGGCAGAATGGTGGCCTGCGTCTGATCGTGTTGTTGATGACCGTACCGGCCGCGGCGGCGGCAACGATTCTTTTGCTTTCGCTGTATACGGCTCGCACGCTGTTGTATCCGCACGACGTCGGTAGCGAGGGGAAGGATGTGGTTGACCTCGAGAAAGAGGCCCGCGAGGCGGTCGGCCTGGTGATTCAGCGCGATCAATTCCCTGATCGCTTGTTTGCGCCCCCCAAACGAACGCAGCTTCTGGACGACCATAAAAACCCGGTCTACGACAAAGAGATCCATAGCGAAATATTCGCCCAGGGAACCTTGATGCTGCGTCTGGTGATTCAGATCAGCATGTTCCTGGCGATCCCGCTGATGGCGGTCTGCTTGTACTTCAAGCCGCAGTACGCCCCGCTTTATATGGCGTATGTGATTCTGTTCAACATCCTGGTGGGGCCGGTATTTTCGGCCGGAAGCATCACGTCGGAGCGCGAACGCGAAACGCTTGATCTGCTGCTGACCACCGAGATTTCTCCCTGGATGATCCTGTCCGGCAAGTTGATCGCTGGCTTCCGCGTGTCGAGCGTGCTGACAGGCTTCTTGCTCTGGCCGCTGCTTTTGGCGTGCGTGATGGTGCCGTATTACTGGACCAATTGGACGTCGGTGCTGGCGTACTTATCGGTGATTTTGATTACGTGCATCACGACCTCGATGCTGGCCTTGTTCTGCTCGGTGCTGTTTCGCAAGACCTCGCACAGCTTGATGTGTACGTACCTGGTGATCATCGCCCTGTTTTGCGGGACGCTCGCGTTCGATTACTTCGCGCAGCTCGCATTCACTCCGGCGGTCGAGACGGCGGTGGTCGATTACACGTCCGCTTCCAATACCGAGCCAGAACCGCCGCCGATCACGATGGTGGCTGAAGTTTCGCGCCAGTTGACGCTCATCAGTCCTTTCTCGGCACTGTGGGACGTTCCGCTGAAGGTCGATCTGGACGGAGCGACCGACAACCCCGGCGACTGGTACCGCTTCTCGATTTTCATGGGGCTGACGATCGGCATGAACGCGGTGATGTTCGGCGTGATGGTTTGGCTCTTCCGCACACGCTGGCGGGTCTCTTACTAA
- a CDS encoding efflux transporter outer membrane subunit: MIVRKPKSTSKTAVVIGKLVISAVATVAIGLSGCLVGPDHIDPGAPFQCEWIPPLPPGVSQSPNDSIAWWTKFNDPVLTSMIVRTAQQNLTLGQAAERIAEARALRGIARGGLFPDIDGIASYTRRKTSGSGNSFGLANFNPPPFNFWSAGFDATWEIDIFGGVRRRLQAADADVDVAIEDHNDLLVSLQGEVGANYIQVRTLQRRIEFVERNIELQRQSLKITEDRFAAGTVSQLDVEQAKSNLYSTEAGLPLLRQEMELAYHRLSVLMGEPPSDLSKQITPQQQFPMLPQDIAVGLPIELIRQRPDIRSAERQLAAQAARIGVAVSELYPRFTITGTFTVDSTKFNRWFTTESIAYASGPAMRWRLLDFGRVRSDIEAQRARWRGLVYYYQNEVITAAQEVEDALSQYRYSIERARSLREAALAARAAAEISEEQYKGGIIPFQTLLDAQRFQAELDDQAAAAEGDIYLAVVSLYKALGGGWIDPFAVAPDPTAVPAGEIIEPTPADPNGNNDIPLDDNLIPNIPVPKDALQPADALPPPAAGDN, translated from the coding sequence ATGATTGTGCGAAAACCAAAATCGACGAGCAAAACGGCGGTGGTCATTGGCAAGCTCGTGATCAGCGCCGTGGCAACGGTGGCCATCGGGCTCAGTGGTTGCCTGGTCGGGCCCGACCATATCGATCCTGGCGCGCCATTCCAATGCGAATGGATTCCACCCCTTCCGCCTGGGGTGAGTCAGTCGCCAAACGACTCGATTGCCTGGTGGACGAAATTTAACGATCCGGTGCTGACCAGCATGATCGTTCGGACGGCCCAGCAGAACCTTACCCTGGGGCAAGCCGCCGAACGAATTGCCGAAGCCCGGGCTTTGCGTGGGATCGCTCGCGGCGGGCTGTTCCCCGATATCGACGGCATCGCCAGCTACACGCGTCGTAAAACGTCCGGTAGCGGTAATAGCTTCGGTCTTGCCAACTTCAATCCGCCGCCGTTCAACTTCTGGTCGGCAGGTTTTGATGCGACTTGGGAAATCGACATTTTCGGCGGCGTTCGTCGTCGACTCCAAGCGGCCGACGCCGACGTTGACGTGGCGATCGAAGACCACAACGATTTGCTCGTCAGCTTACAAGGCGAAGTGGGTGCCAACTACATTCAGGTCCGCACGCTTCAGCGTCGGATCGAATTCGTCGAACGCAATATCGAATTGCAGCGTCAGTCGCTGAAGATTACCGAAGATCGTTTTGCCGCCGGTACGGTGAGCCAACTCGACGTCGAACAGGCCAAGTCCAACTTGTACAGCACTGAAGCGGGCCTTCCGCTGCTGCGTCAGGAAATGGAGTTGGCTTACCATCGACTGTCCGTGTTGATGGGGGAACCGCCATCGGACCTGTCGAAGCAGATCACGCCGCAGCAGCAATTCCCCATGTTGCCGCAAGACATTGCCGTGGGTCTGCCGATTGAGTTGATTCGTCAGCGTCCTGACATTCGCTCGGCCGAACGTCAATTGGCTGCTCAGGCCGCTCGTATTGGCGTGGCCGTCTCGGAATTGTATCCACGCTTCACGATCACCGGGACGTTCACCGTTGACTCGACCAAGTTCAATCGTTGGTTTACGACCGAAAGCATCGCCTATGCGTCGGGGCCGGCCATGCGATGGCGACTGTTGGACTTCGGCCGCGTGCGAAGCGATATCGAAGCGCAACGTGCTCGTTGGCGAGGTCTGGTCTACTACTACCAGAACGAAGTGATCACGGCCGCACAGGAAGTGGAAGATGCGTTGTCGCAGTATCGCTACAGCATCGAGCGGGCGAGAAGCCTCCGCGAAGCAGCGTTGGCGGCTCGTGCGGCAGCCGAGATCTCCGAAGAGCAGTACAAGGGGGGGATCATCCCGTTCCAGACGCTGTTGGACGCTCAGCGCTTCCAAGCCGAACTGGACGACCAGGCCGCCGCCGCGGAAGGGGATATCTACCTGGCCGTGGTTTCCTTGTATAAGGCCCTGGGGGGTGGTTGGATCGATCCGTTCGCGGTCGCTCCTGACCCGACCGCTGTGCCAGCCGGGGAAATCATCGAGCCGACTCCGGCCGATCCCAACGGCAACAATGACATCCCACTGGATGACAACCTGATTCCTAATATTCCCGTGCCCAAGGATGCTTTGCAGCCAGCCGACGCGTTGCCACCTCCGGCGGCTGGGGATAACTAA
- a CDS encoding aspartate carbamoyltransferase catalytic subunit, producing METPGFLEPFVGRWTKRHLLDLESLTSDEITLLLDVAQAFKESTQDCRHKLPLLTGRTSVNLFFEDSTRTRTSFSLAARRLGADVIEFSASSSSLSKGETLLDTAKTIQSMCIDTLVCRHKAPGTPQMLAENLDVSVINAGDGPHEHPTQGLLDILTIRQHRGDLSGKTVAMVGDIAHSRTARSNIWGLQKLGAQVIVCGPSTLVSRRWEEYGVEVSHDLDAILPRCDVLNLLRIQFERQYTRPFPSVREYALLYAMDQKRMQRAKPDILIMAPGPINRGVEITPEVADGEHSVILHQVNNGLAVRMAAMWLLSAGRAS from the coding sequence ATGGAGACGCCTGGTTTTCTCGAGCCCTTCGTGGGCCGCTGGACAAAGCGGCATTTGCTCGATTTGGAAAGTTTAACGTCGGACGAAATCACGCTTCTTCTCGACGTTGCTCAAGCGTTCAAAGAATCCACCCAAGATTGCCGCCACAAGTTGCCGCTGCTAACGGGCCGCACGAGCGTCAATCTATTCTTTGAAGACTCGACGCGTACCCGCACCAGTTTCTCGCTCGCCGCGCGACGCTTGGGAGCCGACGTCATCGAGTTCTCGGCATCCAGCAGCAGTCTCTCGAAAGGGGAAACCCTGCTGGACACCGCCAAGACGATCCAATCGATGTGCATCGATACGCTCGTCTGTCGACATAAGGCCCCTGGCACGCCTCAGATGCTGGCCGAGAACCTGGACGTTTCGGTGATTAACGCCGGCGATGGTCCTCATGAGCACCCCACGCAAGGCTTGCTCGACATCCTGACCATTCGTCAGCATCGCGGTGACTTAAGCGGCAAGACGGTCGCGATGGTCGGTGACATCGCCCATAGCCGGACCGCTCGGTCGAACATCTGGGGACTGCAAAAGCTCGGGGCGCAGGTCATCGTGTGCGGTCCATCGACGCTCGTTTCGCGTCGCTGGGAAGAATACGGCGTCGAGGTCTCGCACGATCTCGATGCCATCCTGCCGCGCTGCGACGTGTTGAACCTGCTTCGCATTCAGTTCGAGCGGCAATACACCCGCCCCTTCCCGTCGGTTCGCGAATACGCGCTGCTGTATGCGATGGATCAAAAACGCATGCAGCGGGCCAAGCCTGATATCTTGATCATGGCCCCGGGGCCGATCAACCGCGGCGTCGAGATTACCCCGGAGGTAGCCGACGGCGAACATTCGGTGATTCTGCACCAGGTGAATAACGGTTTGGCGGTTCGCATGGCGGCCATGTGGCTGCTGAGTGCCGGCCGCGCCAGTTGA
- a CDS encoding dihydroorotase, with translation MLKTLIQNGRVIDPSQNIDRVTNLLIKEGRIAAIDVEPQADMKVIDATGKLVVPGLIDLHVQIREPGFEEDETIESAAYAALAGGFTSIAAISETNPPVDSAAAVTYLGRQASEADHCNVFPVACVSSGRQGEEMAEIGILHNAGAIAFSDGQRPVSNPELLRRALEYTLMFDRPVLNRPEMVELSRDGVMHDGSVSTVLGLAPMPAEAEDVMAARDIRICEATGGKLHLLAISCSGTVDILRRAKDRNVSVTASICAYQFALTDAAMRGFHTNLKLNPPLRSQEHIDACIAGLKDGTIDVIASGHAPRSSEKKMCAITEAPFGMVGLETALGLVSTHLVHAGHVDWPTVIRAMSTNVAKVLGVEKGTLQPGADADVTLIDPDAKWTVDTSNFRSKSFNSPFGGVELTGRAVETIVGGVTKFRYDGT, from the coding sequence ATGCTGAAAACGCTGATACAAAATGGGCGGGTCATCGACCCCAGCCAGAACATCGACCGCGTCACCAACCTGTTGATCAAAGAGGGACGCATCGCCGCGATCGACGTCGAGCCCCAGGCCGATATGAAGGTGATCGACGCCACCGGCAAGCTGGTTGTCCCCGGGCTGATCGATCTGCACGTGCAGATTCGCGAGCCTGGTTTCGAGGAAGACGAAACGATCGAATCGGCTGCCTACGCGGCACTCGCAGGCGGGTTCACTTCCATCGCCGCGATCTCTGAAACCAATCCTCCGGTCGACAGCGCGGCCGCGGTGACTTACCTCGGTCGCCAGGCGTCCGAAGCCGATCATTGCAACGTGTTTCCCGTGGCCTGCGTCAGCAGCGGACGCCAAGGGGAAGAGATGGCCGAGATCGGCATTCTGCACAATGCCGGAGCGATCGCGTTTAGCGATGGTCAGCGGCCCGTTTCCAACCCGGAACTGCTTCGCCGGGCCCTGGAATACACGCTCATGTTCGATCGTCCGGTGCTCAATCGGCCGGAGATGGTCGAACTTTCGCGCGACGGCGTGATGCACGACGGTTCGGTGAGCACCGTGCTGGGGCTCGCACCGATGCCGGCCGAGGCCGAAGACGTGATGGCGGCCCGCGACATTCGCATTTGTGAAGCCACTGGCGGTAAGCTGCATTTGCTGGCCATTTCGTGCAGCGGCACGGTCGATATCCTCCGCCGGGCCAAGGACCGCAACGTGAGCGTCACCGCGAGTATCTGTGCTTACCAGTTCGCATTGACCGACGCGGCCATGCGGGGCTTTCACACCAATTTGAAGCTCAATCCGCCCCTGCGTTCGCAGGAACATATCGACGCGTGCATTGCCGGGCTGAAAGACGGCACGATTGACGTCATCGCCAGCGGGCACGCTCCGCGGTCTTCCGAGAAGAAGATGTGTGCGATCACCGAAGCACCGTTCGGCATGGTCGGATTGGAGACCGCATTAGGACTGGTCAGCACGCACCTGGTGCATGCCGGACACGTCGACTGGCCGACGGTCATTCGAGCCATGTCCACGAACGTGGCAAAGGTATTGGGGGTCGAGAAGGGAACGCTTCAGCCGGGCGCCGATGCCGATGTGACTTTGATCGATCCCGATGCGAAGTGGACCGTCGATACGTCGAACTTCCGCTCGAAGAGCTTCAACTCGCCGTTTGGTGGTGTCGAGTTGACCGGGCGTGCCGTGGAAACGATCGTAGGCGGCGTGACCAAGTTTCGCTACGATGGCACATAG
- a CDS encoding NYN domain-containing protein: MPLIIDGYNLLYAAGLVGSVDGEGSFEGERRALLDALLAVIDPKELTQTVVVFDSAKAPPGLPRVYNYQQITVRFASGYADADEMIEELIQEHHAPKRLTVVSSDHRVQRAARRRKAKAIDSDSWYRLMRQTRARRREIEAQQPPLPKRLSAPAIPESEVSQWVEFFGKIDVDALAPQEETPPIAPASGPTPEPKTPQGKPGPKKTKRSDEPAPNVFTDDYLKKIAEEFFGDA, translated from the coding sequence ATGCCGCTGATCATTGATGGATACAACCTGCTTTATGCGGCTGGGCTGGTCGGTTCCGTCGATGGGGAAGGTTCCTTTGAAGGGGAACGCCGAGCACTGTTGGATGCCTTGCTGGCGGTGATCGATCCGAAGGAACTAACGCAGACGGTCGTCGTCTTCGACTCGGCCAAAGCTCCGCCTGGGTTGCCACGCGTCTACAACTATCAGCAGATCACCGTACGGTTTGCCTCCGGCTATGCCGACGCCGACGAGATGATCGAAGAGCTGATTCAAGAACATCACGCGCCAAAACGCCTGACGGTCGTCTCCAGCGATCACCGCGTGCAGCGTGCGGCCCGTCGCCGCAAGGCCAAGGCGATCGATAGCGATAGCTGGTACCGCTTGATGCGGCAAACGCGTGCTCGTCGCCGTGAAATCGAAGCCCAGCAGCCGCCCCTTCCCAAACGGCTAAGTGCGCCGGCCATACCCGAATCGGAGGTGAGCCAATGGGTCGAGTTCTTCGGCAAGATCGACGTCGACGCATTGGCGCCGCAGGAAGAGACTCCGCCGATTGCTCCAGCATCTGGCCCAACGCCTGAGCCAAAGACGCCGCAGGGAAAGCCAGGTCCGAAGAAAACGAAGCGATCGGACGAGCCAGCGCCCAACGTCTTTACGGACGACTATCTGAAGAAGATCGCCGAGGAGTTCTTCGGCGATGCTTAG
- the purD gene encoding phosphoribosylamine--glycine ligase → MNVLVLGSGGREHALAWKLSQSSRVRNVFVAPGNAGTQIDAENVPIAETDFAELASFAKRNEVGLTIVGPEAPLVAGVVDYFRDQGLKIFGPNKAAAQLEGSKSFCKQTLRSADVPTADYRVFREADAAARYIKDRFPHEGEDVNVVVKADGLAAGKGVTVCDTAEEALEAIDQIGRQRVFGDAGAQIIIEERLDGEEASVLAITDGKTILTLPPAQDHKPAYDDDQGPNTGGMGAYSPTPLVTPQVMQMVEEKVLVPTVHGMKRARNPFQGVLYAGLMMTNQGPKVLEYNVRFGDPECQPILMRLKSDLVDILEACAVGDLESIDPPEWDTRPAVCVVMASEGYPGSYEKGKPIRGLEEATKLEDVKVFHAGTTTSGDQVVTNGGRVLGVTAIGDTISAAKLKAYTAVKCIRWDGAWCRKDISDKALRHS, encoded by the coding sequence ATGAACGTATTGGTCCTCGGATCTGGCGGACGCGAACACGCGTTGGCCTGGAAGTTGTCACAAAGCTCACGCGTGCGAAACGTGTTTGTTGCCCCTGGCAACGCTGGCACGCAGATCGATGCCGAGAACGTCCCCATCGCGGAAACCGATTTCGCCGAACTCGCTTCGTTTGCCAAACGCAACGAGGTGGGCCTGACCATCGTCGGTCCCGAGGCGCCCTTGGTTGCCGGCGTGGTCGACTACTTCCGCGATCAAGGCCTGAAGATCTTCGGCCCCAACAAAGCCGCGGCCCAACTCGAAGGTAGCAAGTCTTTCTGCAAGCAAACGCTTCGCAGCGCCGACGTCCCAACCGCGGACTACCGCGTCTTTCGCGAAGCCGACGCGGCCGCGCGCTACATCAAAGACCGCTTCCCGCACGAAGGGGAAGACGTCAACGTGGTAGTCAAAGCGGACGGCCTGGCCGCCGGCAAAGGGGTCACCGTTTGCGATACGGCCGAAGAAGCGCTCGAAGCAATCGATCAAATCGGTCGCCAGCGCGTGTTTGGCGATGCCGGTGCCCAGATCATCATCGAAGAGCGTCTCGATGGCGAAGAAGCCAGCGTCCTGGCGATCACCGACGGCAAGACGATCCTCACCTTGCCCCCGGCGCAAGACCACAAGCCGGCCTACGACGACGACCAAGGCCCCAACACCGGCGGCATGGGTGCCTACTCCCCTACCCCGCTGGTCACGCCGCAGGTGATGCAGATGGTCGAGGAAAAGGTTCTGGTGCCGACCGTCCACGGAATGAAGCGGGCCCGGAATCCTTTCCAAGGCGTGCTGTACGCCGGTCTGATGATGACCAACCAAGGCCCCAAGGTTCTGGAATACAACGTCCGCTTCGGCGATCCCGAATGCCAGCCGATTCTGATGCGGCTGAAGTCCGACCTGGTCGACATTCTGGAAGCGTGTGCCGTGGGAGATCTCGAATCGATCGATCCGCCCGAGTGGGACACGCGTCCTGCCGTGTGCGTCGTGATGGCTTCGGAAGGATATCCCGGCAGCTACGAAAAGGGAAAACCGATTCGCGGCCTGGAAGAAGCCACCAAGCTGGAAGACGTAAAGGTCTTTCATGCCGGTACCACGACCAGCGGCGATCAAGTCGTCACCAACGGCGGCCGCGTCCTGGGCGTCACCGCGATCGGCGACACCATTTCAGCCGCCAAGCTGAAAGCGTACACCGCGGTGAAATGCATCCGCTGGGATGGTGCCTGGTGCCGCAAGGATATTTCCGACAAGGCCCTGCGTCACTCGTAA
- a CDS encoding carboxypeptidase regulatory-like domain-containing protein, producing the protein MRLTNILMLTLIVLGIFAQDLFAQQWGTITGRFVVKGVAAKPPAMNMPAAVAGVCPGPLANPQLRVGPKNELQDVAVWLYLDRGEDAPEPHPMYAPLRNMPVQISNKVCLYEPHVATIQPGQTVQFVNADPIPHNFKVEGFANAGINFLVPVNGMQPHIFQAEERYPMNASCAIHPWMNAKIVIRESPYMAVSDKNGKFTIENLPVGTHKFQIWHEIPGNIKEVTLGGKVLKDRKGVVEIEVKPGQNDLGDIVIDAGLLK; encoded by the coding sequence ATGAGACTGACGAATATCCTCATGTTGACGCTGATTGTCTTGGGCATCTTTGCCCAGGACTTGTTTGCGCAGCAGTGGGGAACGATCACTGGCCGTTTCGTGGTCAAAGGAGTTGCGGCTAAACCACCGGCGATGAACATGCCCGCCGCAGTGGCAGGCGTCTGTCCCGGCCCGCTGGCTAACCCGCAGCTTCGCGTCGGTCCGAAGAATGAATTGCAGGACGTCGCCGTGTGGTTGTACTTGGATCGTGGCGAGGATGCTCCCGAGCCACACCCAATGTACGCTCCCCTGAGAAACATGCCGGTGCAGATATCGAACAAGGTATGTCTCTATGAACCTCATGTCGCCACGATCCAACCAGGACAAACGGTCCAGTTCGTGAATGCCGATCCCATTCCACATAATTTCAAAGTGGAAGGATTCGCGAATGCGGGGATCAATTTCCTGGTTCCGGTAAACGGCATGCAGCCTCATATATTCCAAGCCGAAGAGCGCTATCCGATGAACGCCAGCTGTGCGATTCACCCCTGGATGAACGCGAAGATCGTCATCAGGGAATCACCCTACATGGCGGTCTCCGACAAGAATGGAAAGTTCACAATCGAGAATCTGCCGGTGGGAACGCACAAGTTCCAAATCTGGCACGAGATACCGGGCAATATTAAGGAAGTCACCCTGGGTGGCAAGGTTTTGAAGGACCGCAAAGGCGTGGTCGAAATCGAAGTGAAACCAGGCCAGAACGACCTGGGGGATATCGTGATCGACGCTGGCCTTTTGAAGTAA